The Synergistaceae bacterium genome includes a window with the following:
- a CDS encoding chemotaxis response regulator protein-glutamate methylesterase yields the protein MIPRGGKIRVLVVDDSALMRQFISDILRSDPRIEVAGTARDGKDAIAQIQKLKPDVVTMDVEMPNMDGLTALEEIMRTNPLPVIMVSSMTQEGAETTLKALALGCVDFIGKPSGSISLNIKTIGHEIIDKVIAASTARLRTKAGLISQPQHTLPRAPDFRRMNPPMNLTGRYDIVAIASSTGGPMALSELIPKLPKKFPVPIVITQHMPKEFTTSFAKRLNDTSAVEVVEGFEGLTLKPGRVVIAPGGSHLIVKRRSGTAVCGLSDAPPVLSVKPAANIMFLSVADEYGGNVLCVILTGMGRDGTDGAVALKRKGAYVIAESQKTCVVYGMPKAAVDAGVVDEVLPLNEIPDAMVRLVK from the coding sequence ATGATACCCAGGGGCGGAAAAATAAGGGTACTGGTAGTCGACGACAGCGCATTGATGCGGCAGTTCATCAGCGACATTCTGCGTTCAGACCCGCGCATCGAAGTTGCAGGTACAGCACGCGACGGCAAAGACGCAATCGCGCAGATACAGAAGCTGAAGCCCGACGTTGTTACGATGGACGTAGAGATGCCCAACATGGACGGCCTCACGGCACTTGAAGAGATAATGCGGACTAACCCGCTCCCCGTGATAATGGTCAGCTCAATGACGCAGGAGGGCGCAGAGACAACCTTAAAGGCACTCGCGCTCGGATGCGTTGACTTTATCGGCAAACCGTCAGGCTCAATTTCCCTGAACATCAAGACCATCGGACATGAGATTATCGACAAGGTAATAGCCGCAAGCACAGCGCGCCTTAGGACAAAGGCAGGTCTGATCTCGCAGCCCCAGCACACTTTGCCGAGAGCACCAGACTTCAGGAGGATGAACCCTCCCATGAACCTGACGGGACGCTATGACATCGTGGCGATCGCGAGTTCAACGGGCGGGCCTATGGCGTTGAGCGAACTCATCCCCAAGCTCCCCAAGAAGTTCCCTGTGCCGATCGTGATTACGCAGCATATGCCCAAAGAGTTCACTACGTCTTTCGCGAAACGTCTCAACGACACGTCAGCGGTCGAGGTGGTCGAGGGCTTCGAGGGACTCACGCTGAAACCCGGCAGAGTAGTCATCGCTCCGGGCGGAAGCCACCTAATCGTCAAGAGGCGCAGCGGCACTGCAGTGTGCGGACTGTCTGATGCTCCTCCTGTACTCTCGGTGAAACCTGCCGCCAACATCATGTTCCTGAGCGTTGCTGACGAATACGGCGGAAATGTCCTGTGCGTAATCCTTACAGGAATGGGCAGGGACGGCACGGACGGAGCTGTCGCGCTCAAGAGGAAAGGTGCGTACGTCATCGCAGAGAGCCAGAAGACCTGCGTTGTCTACGGAATGCCTAAAGCTGCCGTTGATGCCGGAGTAGTCGACGAAGTTCTGCCGCTCAACGAAATACCTGATGCTATGGTCAGACTGGTTAAATGA
- a CDS encoding MinD/ParA family protein, which yields MVQDNRQKNTPPQRLHTLSILSGKGGVGKSNIAAALSFALADFGKRVVLIDADLGMANLDILCGVNNARYNISHLIDGSRSLNEILVHFRTSQRATARNGAVALLPGGVGLKDIADLDDNDMERLFERMSGIETLSDYLIMDAGAGIHRGVLSFAYASEITILVTTPEPTSIRDAYGVIKSLGAAAWESIEGATTGLMLVVNMAESSREASEVAERIKLASMQFLGNAPVYLGYVLRDEAIERSVKARKIFYRTDPESNASICVRNLAGELLKLCEGADIKPEALRQPEGGGVRSFFRRLTKSLFSDEK from the coding sequence ATGGTACAAGACAACAGGCAGAAGAATACTCCCCCTCAGAGGCTGCACACGCTCTCAATTCTGAGCGGCAAGGGAGGAGTCGGAAAGAGCAACATTGCGGCGGCATTGTCATTTGCGCTGGCAGATTTCGGCAAGAGAGTCGTCCTCATAGATGCAGATTTGGGCATGGCGAATCTGGACATACTTTGCGGGGTCAACAACGCACGCTATAACATCTCGCACCTCATCGACGGCTCTCGCAGCCTCAACGAAATTCTTGTCCACTTCAGGACTTCGCAGAGAGCTACCGCAAGGAACGGAGCAGTCGCGCTTCTTCCCGGAGGCGTGGGCTTGAAGGACATTGCCGACCTTGATGATAACGACATGGAGAGGCTGTTTGAGCGAATGTCCGGCATCGAGACGCTCTCTGACTACCTCATTATGGACGCAGGAGCAGGGATTCACAGGGGCGTTCTGTCGTTCGCCTACGCGTCGGAGATAACGATACTCGTAACCACCCCAGAGCCCACGAGCATACGAGATGCTTACGGTGTGATAAAGTCTCTCGGTGCGGCGGCATGGGAGAGCATCGAGGGAGCAACTACCGGCCTTATGCTTGTCGTGAACATGGCGGAAAGTTCCCGCGAAGCCTCAGAAGTCGCAGAACGTATAAAGCTCGCGTCGATGCAGTTTCTGGGCAACGCTCCCGTGTACTTGGGTTACGTCCTCAGGGATGAGGCGATAGAGCGTTCCGTCAAGGCCCGCAAGATCTTCTACAGGACTGACCCGGAGTCCAATGCCAGCATCTGCGTCAGGAACTTGGCCGGAGAACTCCTGAAGCTGTGCGAGGGCGCGGACATAAAGCCTGAAGCTCTCAGACAGCCGGAGGGCGGAGGAGTCAGGTCATTCTTTAGGCGGCTTACGAAGAGTTTATTCTCAGACGAGAAATAA
- a CDS encoding chemotaxis protein CheA, whose translation MDMSQYLGAFLDETDDNLQRLDDMLLALEKDMVDMDVINEIFRSAHTLKGMAGTMGFTQMMGLTHAMEDRLDEARKGTRPLTEADMNLLFTGLDNLQAMADSIRGGGNDAHIDVSDMVAQLRNKAPAEAAPSAAPAAPAEAAPAGGTVSSQDADWAKKANDEGSNAYSVHVTLSQSCLLKAARAYMVVNRLEEMGEIFRAEPPTDALEREEFEFEFTIYVATPASAEEVKAAIEKIGDVQSADVDEVKADAVPAPAATPAQAAAPAPEAAPAPEVSAPAPASSAPARPAASAAPAKKEGAKKSSQTVRVDIGRLDKLMNLVGELVISRARIERLVQEARLRQFDETLSQLGRISGDIQELVTKLRMVPVSFTFDRFPRLIRDLSKTLNKNVELVLEGEDTELDRTVIDEIGDPMVHLIRNSMDHGIEHPDERKALGKPEKGTLKIAAYQEGSGVVIEVSDDGAGIDPERVKQKAIERGILTEDRAAIMSDEEATQIVLLPGFSMAKQITDLSGRGVGMDAVKTKVEQLGGQFDLVSKKNEGTHVYIRLPLTLAIVLSLLIKVGNETYAISLENVEETIMVRKEDIKTVHGEPTTLLRGEVLSLNILGDILGTDDIERDRDEYPVVVVKIGKNKIGFIVSQLIGQQEIVIKSLGRFLSKIDGITGGTILGDGNVALILDVASFYSTKN comes from the coding sequence ATGGATATGAGTCAGTATCTCGGGGCGTTCCTCGACGAAACTGACGACAATTTACAGAGACTTGACGATATGCTGCTGGCACTCGAGAAAGATATGGTTGATATGGACGTAATCAACGAAATCTTCAGGAGTGCCCACACGCTTAAGGGAATGGCTGGAACGATGGGCTTCACGCAGATGATGGGGCTTACCCACGCGATGGAAGACCGTCTCGACGAAGCCAGGAAGGGTACGCGTCCCCTCACCGAAGCGGACATGAACCTTCTGTTCACGGGACTGGATAACCTTCAGGCGATGGCGGACAGCATCAGAGGCGGCGGGAACGATGCACACATTGACGTGTCGGACATGGTAGCACAGCTCCGCAACAAAGCTCCTGCAGAAGCTGCCCCTTCTGCCGCACCAGCCGCTCCAGCAGAGGCCGCACCGGCAGGAGGTACCGTCTCGTCTCAGGATGCCGACTGGGCCAAGAAAGCCAACGACGAAGGCAGCAACGCCTACAGCGTACATGTAACGCTCAGCCAGTCGTGCCTTCTGAAGGCCGCACGTGCCTACATGGTGGTGAACAGGCTTGAGGAGATGGGAGAGATTTTCCGCGCAGAGCCCCCGACGGACGCGCTGGAACGTGAGGAGTTCGAGTTCGAGTTCACGATTTACGTTGCGACTCCCGCATCAGCTGAGGAGGTCAAAGCCGCAATCGAGAAGATAGGCGATGTTCAGAGTGCAGATGTCGATGAGGTCAAGGCAGACGCAGTTCCAGCACCCGCCGCCACTCCAGCACAGGCAGCAGCACCTGCACCCGAAGCAGCACCTGCGCCCGAAGTCTCTGCACCCGCACCTGCTTCAAGCGCGCCAGCCAGACCCGCCGCATCAGCAGCACCGGCCAAGAAGGAAGGCGCAAAGAAGTCCAGCCAGACAGTCAGGGTTGACATCGGCAGGCTGGATAAGCTCATGAACCTCGTGGGTGAGCTCGTTATCTCGCGTGCAAGAATTGAGCGTCTTGTTCAGGAAGCAAGGCTGAGGCAGTTTGACGAGACGCTATCACAGCTGGGCAGAATTTCCGGCGACATTCAGGAGCTCGTTACGAAGCTGAGGATGGTCCCGGTAAGTTTCACGTTCGACAGATTCCCGCGTCTTATCCGCGACCTCAGCAAAACCCTCAACAAGAACGTTGAGCTTGTCCTTGAAGGCGAAGACACTGAACTTGACCGTACAGTCATCGACGAGATCGGCGACCCGATGGTTCACCTCATCCGCAACTCTATGGATCACGGCATCGAGCACCCCGACGAACGCAAGGCACTCGGCAAGCCCGAGAAAGGTACTCTGAAAATCGCGGCATACCAAGAAGGAAGCGGCGTTGTTATCGAGGTCAGCGACGACGGCGCAGGCATTGACCCCGAGCGCGTGAAGCAGAAGGCCATTGAGCGCGGGATTCTCACTGAGGACAGAGCCGCCATAATGAGCGACGAGGAGGCAACACAGATAGTCCTTCTTCCCGGCTTCAGCATGGCGAAGCAGATAACAGACCTTTCCGGGCGCGGAGTGGGAATGGACGCGGTCAAGACGAAAGTTGAACAGCTTGGCGGACAGTTTGACCTTGTCAGCAAGAAGAACGAGGGCACTCACGTTTACATCAGGCTTCCTCTGACGCTGGCTATCGTGTTGTCGCTACTCATTAAGGTCGGCAACGAGACCTACGCTATCTCCCTCGAGAACGTCGAAGAAACCATAATGGTGCGCAAGGAAGACATCAAGACAGTTCACGGCGAACCTACGACACTCCTTCGCGGAGAGGTGCTCTCGCTGAACATTCTCGGGGACATTCTCGGGACAGACGACATCGAGCGCGACAGGGACGAATACCCCGTTGTTGTGGTGAAGATCGGCAAGAACAAGATAGGCTTCATCGTGAGCCAGCTCATCGGACAGCAGGAAATCGTCATCAAGTCTCTCGGCCGCTTCCTGAGCAAGATTGACGGCATAACGGGCGGCACGATACTCGGAGACGGCAACGTTGCGCTTATCCTTGACGTTGCATCGTTCTACTCGACGAAGAACTAG